One window of the Lactobacillus sp. PV034 genome contains the following:
- a CDS encoding helix-turn-helix domain-containing protein gives MSDIGDKLRKAREEKGMSLKDIEKITKIQYRYLEALENNDFDQLPGDFYARAFIKQYAQVVGLNGNELLNDLHADVPESKPEEYVENSIDNKREEVRRTTNNKKGLWRAYLPKAAAIIGIFLVIFVVYLLYSHFFTGTANQQSANQANNVTVSSSSESPKKSKKTPKKSTSTSKIRLESLGNNTYRVRDWSKARNRDLKLATGATSTYAQVMVNGSVVWQGTLRSNDSHTIRLAKDVQNVSVLFSNTQSTKLTLDGKRVKAQDETNPAASMTINFIFRTADTSQNSANTQTNSSYNQYSSSNNTTSNSNVSQNSQTTQSSSNQNSASTRESQTRQPVQSQQTQPSSSTTEQASQSNQSSGQTQTNAGGKTNQ, from the coding sequence ATGTCTGATATTGGTGATAAACTTCGTAAAGCAAGAGAAGAAAAGGGAATGTCGCTTAAAGATATTGAAAAAATTACTAAGATTCAATATCGTTATCTTGAAGCCTTAGAAAATAATGATTTTGATCAACTTCCTGGTGATTTTTATGCACGTGCATTTATTAAACAATATGCTCAAGTAGTCGGTTTAAACGGAAATGAATTATTAAATGATTTACACGCCGATGTACCTGAATCAAAACCAGAAGAATATGTAGAAAATTCTATTGATAATAAGCGTGAAGAAGTACGCCGTACAACCAATAATAAAAAGGGCTTATGGCGTGCTTATCTTCCAAAAGCAGCTGCAATTATTGGAATTTTCTTAGTGATTTTTGTAGTTTATTTGCTTTATAGCCATTTCTTCACTGGTACTGCAAATCAACAATCTGCAAATCAAGCAAATAATGTCACGGTTTCTTCATCTTCAGAGTCACCCAAGAAGTCGAAGAAGACACCTAAAAAGAGTACCTCAACTTCAAAGATTAGACTTGAAAGTTTAGGTAATAATACTTATCGAGTACGAGACTGGAGTAAAGCACGTAATCGTGATCTAAAACTTGCTACTGGCGCTACATCAACATATGCACAAGTTATGGTTAATGGTAGTGTAGTTTGGCAAGGTACTCTTCGTAGTAATGATTCCCATACTATTCGCTTAGCTAAAGATGTACAAAATGTATCGGTTCTCTTTAGTAATACTCAATCTACCAAATTGACTTTAGATGGTAAGAGAGTTAAAGCTCAGGATGAGACTAATCCAGCTGCTTCGATGACAATTAACTTTATTTTTAGAACTGCTGATACTAGTCAAAATTCTGCAAATACTCAAACTAATAGTAGCTATAATCAATATAGTAGTTCTAATAATACTACTAGTAATTCTAATGTGAGCCAAAATAGTCAAACTACTCAAAGTAGTAGTAATCAAAATAGTGCATCAACTAGAGAATCACAAACAAGACAGCCAGTTCAATCACAACAAACACAACCATCAAGCTCAACTACAGAACAAGCAAGTCAAAGTAATCAAAGTAGTGGACAAACGCAAACTAATGCTGGAGGCAAAACGAACCAATAA
- the ymfI gene encoding elongation factor P 5-aminopentanone reductase: MKRAIIFGATGGIGQEIAFDLAEAGWSLYLHFEKNELRAKQIQKKLVKLYPQQEFFLLQLSFLDPDEKFINLSKGIFSINAVIFAQGITDYNFLSAQSLTTIEKILKINMVTPIKLTKLLTPLLLSREHSRIIYLGSVYGKQGSALESVYSASKSGISRFVQAYAREVAMNNLTVNVLAPGAVDTPMNEIFSADVIEEVKDEIPVNRLAVPRDISFWVKNLLSPQADYLTGQTIYIDGGWLV; this comes from the coding sequence ATGAAACGAGCAATTATTTTTGGGGCAACAGGTGGAATTGGGCAAGAAATTGCTTTTGACTTAGCTGAAGCAGGGTGGTCCTTATATTTACATTTTGAAAAGAATGAGTTGAGGGCCAAACAAATACAAAAGAAATTAGTAAAATTATATCCCCAACAAGAATTTTTCCTTTTGCAATTATCTTTTCTTGACCCCGATGAAAAATTTATTAACCTAAGTAAAGGAATATTTTCAATTAATGCAGTTATTTTTGCACAGGGAATAACTGATTATAATTTTTTATCTGCTCAATCTCTTACAACCATAGAAAAAATTTTGAAGATTAACATGGTTACGCCTATTAAGTTGACAAAACTTTTGACCCCTTTACTTTTATCTCGCGAACATAGCAGAATTATTTATTTGGGGTCAGTTTATGGAAAACAAGGAAGTGCCTTGGAAAGTGTATACAGTGCAAGTAAGAGTGGAATTTCTCGATTTGTCCAGGCATATGCACGTGAGGTGGCCATGAATAATTTAACGGTAAATGTTCTAGCTCCAGGGGCAGTAGACACACCAATGAATGAAATTTTTTCTGCAGATGTTATAGAAGAAGTTAAAGATGAAATTCCAGTTAATCGATTAGCAGTACCTAGAGATATTTCGTTTTGGGTAAAAAATTTGCTTTCTCCTCAGGCAGATTATCTTACTGGTCAAACGATTTACATTGATGGTGGCTGGCTTGTTTAA